From the genome of Ictalurus punctatus breed USDA103 chromosome 28, Coco_2.0, whole genome shotgun sequence, one region includes:
- the alkbh4 gene encoding alpha-ketoglutarate-dependent dioxygenase alkB homolog 4 codes for MAARQQTVNCGCKGIRTCLLCEANDDKRQLLNKKDSVRYDFTYDQESKLAVPVCGNIQQAFPFPGVFLWENFVSEKEEKELVTQMDQNIWRESQSGRRKQDFGPKVNFKKRRVRLGGFSGLPAISQKLVNRMTKEPLLADFHPVEQCNLEYSPKRGSAIDPHLDDSWLWGERLVTLNLLSDTVITLSLDQGWGDMDRGEVRVAVNMPRRSLFVLYGEARHRWKHAICREHVLGRRVCSTFRELTAEFLHGGEQEKLGSELLDIASSFKGVPV; via the exons ATGGCTGCCAGGCAGCAGACAGTCAACTGTGGTTGTAAAGGCATCCGAACTTGCCTGCTATGTGAGGCAAATGATGACAAGCGACAACTGCTGAACAAGAAAGACTCG GTACGTTATGATTTTACCTATGATCAGGAGTCAAAATTAGCTGTGCCAGTTTGTGGTAATATTCAGCAGGCCTTTCCATTTCCTGGTGTATTCCTGTGGGAGAACTTTGTTtctgagaaagaggaaaaagagctGGTCACCCAAATGGACCAGAACATTTGGAGAGAGTCTCAGTCTGGACGGCGCAAACAG GACTTTGGACCGAAGGTAAACTTCAAAAAGCGCCGTGTTCGCCTTGGGGGTTTCAGTGGCCTCCCTGCAATCAGTCAGAAACTAGTGAACAGAATGACCAAAGAGCCTTTGCTGGCTGATTTCCACCCGGTAGAACAGTGCAACCTGGAGTACAGCCCCAAACGTGGCTCTGCCATTGACCCTCACCTGGACGATAGCTGGCTGTGGGGGGAGCGCCTGGTTACTCTTAATCTGCTTTCTGACACTGTGATCACCTTGAGCTTAGATCAGGGCTGGGGGGACATGGACCGAGGTGAAGTCAGGGTGGCAGTAAATATGCCTCGGAGGTCTTTATTTGTACTGTACGGTGAGGCGCGCCACCGGTGGAAACACGCCATTTGCCGAGAGCACGTTCTCGGCCGGAGGGTGTGCAGTACCTTCAGAGAGCTGACCGCTGAGTTTCTGCATGGTGGAGAGCAGGAGAAGCTGGGATCAGAGCTGCTGGACATAGCGTCAAGCTTTAAAGGCGTTCCCGTGTAA
- the rcc1l gene encoding RCC1-like G exchanging factor-like protein isoform X1: MALISTCFRVRPRAVLSCRLFSSVAKSRDRETRDEVPQFRYVGERRKPTDKVFVWGFSHTGALGIPSFVIPDSGRKKPRKYQLTPYRLDTEQKISSAACGYGFTLLASNTKDVTKVWGMGLNKDSQLGFQRTQHDRHKTYDYVLESSPVSLPLANPQETRVLQVSCGRAHSLVLTDSEGVFSMGNNAYGQCGRKIIEDEVYSGSHLVHKMEGFDGRVVQVVCGQDHSLFLTESGSVYACGWGADGQTGLGHHNKAAFPVPVGGDLEGVKVQQVSTYGDCSLAVSTEGHVFGWGNSEYLQLASVTETTQISAPRLLPLKGVGKVMQAACGGTQVAILNEDGEVFVWGYGILGKGPNLAESEIPEKVPAALFGKSEFNPTVKVSHIRCGLSHFAAITDRGELFVWGKNVRGCLGIGKRDDQYFPWRVTVPGHVVDVACGVDHMVALVKSII; encoded by the exons ATGGCGTTAATCTCTACTTGTTTTCGTGTCAGGCCCAGAGCTGTTCTGAGCTGCCGTTTATTTTCCTCTGTAGCGAAaagcagagacagagaaacgCGCGACGAGGTGCCGCAGTTCCGATATGTAGGAGAGCGCCGGAAGCCCACTGATAAAGTGTTCGTGTGGGgcttcagccacactggagcgCTCGGCATTCCCAGTTTTGTGATTCCCGACAGCGGCAGGAAAAAACCCAGAAAATACCAACTGACCCCTTACCGCCTCGATACGGAACAAAAG ATCTCTTCAGCAGCCTGTGGTTATGGCTTCACATTATTGGCATCGAATACCAAAGACGTCACCAAAGTGTGGGGTATGGGCCTTAACAAAGACTCGCAGCTGGGCTTCCAACGCACCCAACACGATCGCC ACAAAACTTATGACTATGTGCTGGAGTCATCGCCTGTGTCTCTGCCGCTGGCGAACCCTCAGGAGACACGCGTTCTCCAGGTGTCCTGTGGTCGAGCTCACTCTTTAGTGCTCACAGACTCTGAAGGAG TCTTCAGCATGGGTAATAATGCCTATGGCCAGTGTGGAAGGAAAATCATTGAGGATGAAGTTTACAG CGGCAGCCATCTTGTCCACAAGATGGAGGGATTTGATGGTCGAGTTGTTCAG GTGGTGTGTGGGCAGGACCACAGTTTATTCCTGACTGAATCAGGCTCTGTGTATGCCTGTGGCTGGGGCGCGGATGGACAGACAG GTCTGGGCCATCACAACAAGGCTGCGTTTCCTGTCCCAGTTGGTGGTGACCTGGAAGGGGTCAAAGTTCAGCAGGTCAGCACGTATGGAGATTGCAGCCTGGCTGTGTCCACAGAGGGTCACGTCTTTGGCTGGGGCAACTCGGAGTACCTGCAACTCGCCTCGGTCACAGAGACCACTCAG ATCAGCGCTCCACGCTTGCTTCCTCTGAAAGGAGTAGGTAAGGTGATGCAGGCGGCATGTGGGGGAACTCAGGTTGCCATACTCAACG AGGACGGAGAAGTGTTCGTGTGGGGCTATGGAATCCTAGGGAAAGGGCCCAATCTGGCCGAGTCCGAGATCCCAGAGAAGGTGCCAGCGGCACTTTTCGGGAAGTCAGAGTTTAACCCGACGGTAAAAGTGTCTCACATCCGCTGCGGGCTCAGCCACTTCGCAGCCATCACAG atCGTGGCGAACTCTTTGTCTGGGGCAAGAACGTGCGAGGATGTCTTGGAATCGGGAAACGGGATGACCAGTATTTTCCATGGCGG GTGACCGTACCGGGTCATGTGGTGGACGTCGCGTGTGGCGTGGATCATATGGTGGCGCTGGTCAAGTCGATCATATGA
- the ncf1 gene encoding neutrophil cytosol factor 1, protein MAEAYVRLIELLGFEKRYYPSQHYVYMIMVKWSDQSEKLIYRKYPEIHTFHKSLKEMFPIEAGDIDPKDRIIPKLPAPKWLDTQKATETRQGTLAEYFQALLNLPSKISQSQLVRNFFEVRPDDESPPTLHPHKRNETFVTSRDRARTVNSEITGPIMLDTYRVIADYSKSSKYELTLKAGDLVDIVEKSSNGWWFCQCEEHRGWAPASYLEPLDGPDESEEPEPNYAGDLYKTTKAYKAVEEDEITLEVGDTIEVIHKLLDGWWVVRKGEETGYYPSMFLWSTGERKEVEAERSTVTRNTPPPRRTTIRNIQSIHTKGRQRITQDSYRRQSRKFLQQRGRLVSQPRKNSKSTVEGSPDTAKEAANNQEKKTPAIPPRPSQELIMERCTENTRKRISIHAN, encoded by the exons ATGGCAGAAGCGTACGTGCGCCTCATAGAGCTTTTGGGCTTTGAGAAAAGATACTATCCAAGCCAGCATTAT GTGTACATGATCATGGTGAAATGGAGCGACCAGTCGGAGAAACTGATCTACAGAAAATATCCAGAAATCCATACTTTCCAT AAATCTCTGAAGGAGATGTTCCCGATCGAGGCAGGCGACATTGATCCTAAAGATCGCATCATTCCTAAACTGCCAG CTCCAAAATGGCTGGACACTCAAAAGGCAACCGAGACTAGGCAAGGGACTCTGGCGGAATACTTTCAAGCTCTGCTCAACCTGCCTTCAAAGATCTCACAAAGTCAGCTTGTCCGAAACTTCTTTGAAGTACGGCCAGATGATGAGAGTCCACCAACTCTGCATCC ACATAAACGCAATGAGACCTTTGTCACATCAAGGGATAGAGCAAGGACTGTCAACTCTG AAATCACAGGTCCAATCATGCTGGACACCTACAGAGTGATTGCAGATTACAGCAAAAGCTCAAAATATGAGCTCACCCTGAAGGCAGGAGATTTAGTGGACATTGTGGAGAAGAGTTCCAATG GTTGGTGGTTCTGCCAGTGTGAGGAACACAGAGGATGGGCTCCAGCCTCCTATCTAGAACCACTGGATGGACCTGATGAGTCTGAGGAACCAGAGCCCAACTACGCAG GAGATCTGTACAAAACCACCAAAGCATACAAAGCAGTAGAGGAAGATGAGATCACCCTGGAGGTTGGAGATACTATTGAGGTCATCCATAAGCTTCTGGATGGCTGGTGGGTGGTCAG gaaaggagaggagacaGGGTACTATCCATCCATGTTCCTTTGGAGTACTGGGGAAAGGAAGGAAGTGGAGGCTGAAAGGAGCACCGtgaccaggaacaccccaccaCCCAGGAG AACAACTATACGCAACATCCAGAGCATCCATACCAAAGGTCGCCAACGAATCACCCAGGACTCATACCGCAGACAGAGTCGCAAATTCTTACAGCAGCGAGGAAGACTCGTGTCCCAGCCGAGGAAAAACTCCAAATCCACAGTGGAGGGAAGTCCAG ACACTGCAAAAGAAGCTGCCAACAACCAGGAAAAGAAAACCCCGGCTATACCTCCTAGGCCTAGCCAGGAGCTCATTATGGAGCGCTGCACAGAGAACACACGGAAGAGAATCAGCATCCATGCTAACTGA
- the rcc1l gene encoding RCC1-like G exchanging factor-like protein isoform X2 — protein MGLNKDSQLGFQRTQHDRHKTYDYVLESSPVSLPLANPQETRVLQVSCGRAHSLVLTDSEGVFSMGNNAYGQCGRKIIEDEVYSGSHLVHKMEGFDGRVVQVVCGQDHSLFLTESGSVYACGWGADGQTGLGHHNKAAFPVPVGGDLEGVKVQQVSTYGDCSLAVSTEGHVFGWGNSEYLQLASVTETTQISAPRLLPLKGVGKVMQAACGGTQVAILNEDGEVFVWGYGILGKGPNLAESEIPEKVPAALFGKSEFNPTVKVSHIRCGLSHFAAITDRGELFVWGKNVRGCLGIGKRDDQYFPWRVTVPGHVVDVACGVDHMVALVKSII, from the exons ATGGGCCTTAACAAAGACTCGCAGCTGGGCTTCCAACGCACCCAACACGATCGCC ACAAAACTTATGACTATGTGCTGGAGTCATCGCCTGTGTCTCTGCCGCTGGCGAACCCTCAGGAGACACGCGTTCTCCAGGTGTCCTGTGGTCGAGCTCACTCTTTAGTGCTCACAGACTCTGAAGGAG TCTTCAGCATGGGTAATAATGCCTATGGCCAGTGTGGAAGGAAAATCATTGAGGATGAAGTTTACAG CGGCAGCCATCTTGTCCACAAGATGGAGGGATTTGATGGTCGAGTTGTTCAG GTGGTGTGTGGGCAGGACCACAGTTTATTCCTGACTGAATCAGGCTCTGTGTATGCCTGTGGCTGGGGCGCGGATGGACAGACAG GTCTGGGCCATCACAACAAGGCTGCGTTTCCTGTCCCAGTTGGTGGTGACCTGGAAGGGGTCAAAGTTCAGCAGGTCAGCACGTATGGAGATTGCAGCCTGGCTGTGTCCACAGAGGGTCACGTCTTTGGCTGGGGCAACTCGGAGTACCTGCAACTCGCCTCGGTCACAGAGACCACTCAG ATCAGCGCTCCACGCTTGCTTCCTCTGAAAGGAGTAGGTAAGGTGATGCAGGCGGCATGTGGGGGAACTCAGGTTGCCATACTCAACG AGGACGGAGAAGTGTTCGTGTGGGGCTATGGAATCCTAGGGAAAGGGCCCAATCTGGCCGAGTCCGAGATCCCAGAGAAGGTGCCAGCGGCACTTTTCGGGAAGTCAGAGTTTAACCCGACGGTAAAAGTGTCTCACATCCGCTGCGGGCTCAGCCACTTCGCAGCCATCACAG atCGTGGCGAACTCTTTGTCTGGGGCAAGAACGTGCGAGGATGTCTTGGAATCGGGAAACGGGATGACCAGTATTTTCCATGGCGG GTGACCGTACCGGGTCATGTGGTGGACGTCGCGTGTGGCGTGGATCATATGGTGGCGCTGGTCAAGTCGATCATATGA
- the polr2j gene encoding DNA-directed RNA polymerase II subunit RPB11-a yields the protein MNAPPAFESFLLFEGEKKITITKDTKVPNACLFTLNKEDHTLGNIIRSQLLKDPQVLFAGYKVPHPLEHKIVIRVQTTPDYSPQEAFTNAITDLISELSLLEERFRVAIKDKQEGIE from the exons atgAACGCGCCGCCAGCCTTCGAGTCCTTTTTATTGTTTGAGGGCGAGAAAAA AATTACAATAACGAAGGACACCAAGGTGCCCAATGCTTGTTTATTCACGCTGAATAAAGAAGACCACACGCTGGGAAACATCATCAGATC ACAGCTGCTGAAGGACCCTCAGGTGTTGTTTGCTGGGTACAAGGTTCCCCATCCGCTGGAGCACAAGATTGTGATTCGGGTCCAGACGACGCCGGACTACAGTCCTCAGGAAGCCTTTACGAACGCCATCACCGATCTGATCAGCGAGCTGTCGCTGCTGGAGGAGAGGTTCAGG GTTGCCATCAAAGACAAGCAGGAAGGAATTGAATGA